In Streptomyces sp. NBC_00433, a single genomic region encodes these proteins:
- the atpD gene encoding F0F1 ATP synthase subunit beta: MTTTVETTATGRVARVIGPVVDVEFPVDAMPEIYNALKVDVADPTQAGATKTLTLEVAQHLGDGLVRAISMQPTDGLVRQSPVTNTGDGITVPVGDVTKGRVFNTLGAILNEPEAESEVTERWPIHRKAPAFDQLESKTEMFETGLKVVDLLTPYVKGGKIGLFGGAGVGKTVLIQEMIMRVAKLHEGVSVFAGVGERTREGNDLIAEMAESGVLPQTALVFGQMDEPPGTRLRVALAGLTMAEYFRDVQNQDVLFFIDNIFRFTQAGSEVSTLLGRMPSAVGYQPNLADEMGQLQERITSTRGHSITSMQAIYVPADDLTDPAPATTFAHLDATTVLSRPISEKGIYPAVDPLDSTSRILDPRYIAQDHYDCAMRVKGILQKYKDLQDIISILGIDELGEEDKLTVFRARRIERFLSQNTHAAKQFTGVDGSDVSLDESVAAFNAIADGDYDHFPEQAFFMCGGLDDLKANAAKLGVN, translated from the coding sequence ATGACCACCACTGTTGAAACCACCGCCACCGGCCGGGTGGCGCGGGTCATCGGCCCGGTCGTCGACGTGGAGTTCCCCGTCGACGCCATGCCGGAGATCTACAACGCGCTCAAGGTCGACGTCGCCGACCCGACCCAGGCCGGCGCCACCAAGACGCTGACCCTGGAGGTCGCGCAGCACCTCGGCGACGGCCTGGTCCGCGCCATCTCGATGCAGCCCACCGACGGCCTGGTCCGCCAGTCCCCGGTCACCAACACCGGCGACGGCATCACCGTGCCCGTCGGCGACGTCACCAAGGGCCGCGTCTTCAACACCCTCGGCGCGATCCTGAACGAGCCGGAGGCCGAGTCCGAGGTCACCGAGCGCTGGCCGATCCACCGCAAGGCCCCGGCCTTCGACCAGCTCGAGTCCAAGACCGAGATGTTCGAGACCGGCCTGAAGGTCGTCGACCTGCTGACCCCGTACGTCAAGGGCGGCAAGATCGGCCTGTTCGGCGGCGCGGGCGTCGGCAAGACCGTCCTCATCCAGGAAATGATCATGCGTGTGGCCAAGCTGCACGAGGGCGTTTCCGTCTTCGCCGGCGTCGGCGAGCGCACCCGTGAGGGCAACGACCTCATCGCGGAGATGGCCGAGTCCGGTGTCCTCCCGCAGACCGCGCTGGTCTTCGGCCAGATGGACGAGCCGCCGGGCACCCGGCTGCGGGTCGCGCTGGCCGGCCTGACCATGGCGGAGTACTTCCGCGATGTGCAGAACCAGGACGTGCTGTTCTTCATCGACAACATCTTCCGGTTCACCCAGGCGGGCTCCGAGGTCTCCACGCTGCTCGGCCGTATGCCCTCCGCGGTGGGCTACCAGCCGAACCTGGCCGACGAGATGGGCCAGCTGCAGGAGCGGATCACCTCGACCCGCGGTCACTCGATCACCTCGATGCAGGCGATCTACGTCCCCGCGGACGACCTGACCGACCCGGCGCCGGCCACCACCTTCGCCCACCTCGACGCGACGACCGTGCTCTCGCGGCCGATCTCGGAGAAGGGCATCTACCCCGCGGTGGACCCGCTGGACTCCACGTCCCGCATCCTGGACCCGCGCTACATCGCGCAGGACCACTACGACTGCGCCATGCGCGTCAAGGGCATCCTGCAGAAGTACAAGGACCTCCAGGACATCATCTCCATCCTCGGCATCGACGAGCTGGGCGAAGAGGACAAGCTCACCGTCTTCCGCGCCCGCCGCATCGAGCGCTTCCTGTCGCAGAACACCCACGCGGCGAAGCAGTTCACCGGTGTGGACGGTTCCGACGTGTCGCTGGACGAGTCGGTGGCGGCCTTCAACGCCATCGCGGACGGCGACTACGACCACTTCCCGGAGCAGGCCTTCTTCATGTGCGGTGGCCTGGACGACCTCAAGGCGAACGCCGCCAAGCTCGGCGTCAACTGA
- a CDS encoding F0F1 ATP synthase subunit gamma: MGAQIRVYKRRIKTVSATKKITKAMEMIAASRIVKAQRQVAASSPYADELTRAVTAVATGSNTKHPLTTEAENPTRAAVLLITSDRGLAGGYSSNAIKAADRLTERLRAEGKEVDSYIVGRKGLAYYGFRERTVAQSWTGFSDSPKYSDAKAVATPLIESVLAESAEGGVDELHIVFTEFVSMMTQSPVDRRLLPLAISDKSAEGEGDSKQPQAKPLYEFEPSAEGVLDALLPRYVESRIYNAMLQAAASEHAARRRAMKSATDNAEDLIKSLTRLANAARQADITQEISEIVGGASALADANAGSD, from the coding sequence ATGGGCGCACAGATTCGGGTTTACAAGCGCCGGATCAAGACCGTCTCCGCCACGAAGAAGATCACCAAGGCGATGGAGATGATCGCCGCCTCGCGCATCGTCAAGGCGCAGCGCCAGGTGGCGGCCTCGTCCCCGTACGCCGACGAACTGACCCGTGCGGTCACGGCGGTGGCGACCGGATCCAACACCAAGCACCCGCTGACCACCGAGGCCGAGAACCCGACCCGCGCCGCGGTCCTGCTCATCACGAGCGACCGCGGCCTGGCCGGCGGCTACTCGTCCAACGCGATCAAGGCGGCCGACCGGCTCACCGAGCGGCTGCGCGCGGAGGGCAAGGAGGTCGACAGCTACATCGTCGGCCGCAAGGGCCTGGCCTACTACGGCTTCCGCGAGCGCACGGTCGCGCAGTCCTGGACCGGCTTCTCGGACAGCCCGAAGTATTCCGACGCCAAGGCGGTGGCCACACCGCTGATCGAGTCGGTGCTCGCGGAGTCGGCCGAGGGCGGGGTGGACGAGCTGCACATCGTCTTCACCGAGTTCGTGTCGATGATGACGCAGAGCCCGGTCGACCGGCGGCTGCTGCCGCTGGCGATCTCGGACAAGTCGGCGGAAGGCGAAGGGGACTCCAAGCAGCCCCAGGCCAAGCCGCTGTACGAGTTCGAGCCGTCCGCGGAGGGCGTGCTGGACGCGCTGCTGCCGCGGTACGTCGAGAGCCGCATCTACAACGCCATGCTGCAGGCCGCCGCCTCCGAGCACGCGGCCCGCCGCCGGGCGATGAAGTCGGCGACCGACAACGCGGAAGATCTGATCAAGTCGCTCACGCGGCTTGCCAACGCGGCCCGACAGGCCGACATCACCCAGGAAATCAGCGAGATCGTCGGCGGTGCCAGCGCCCTGGCCGACGCGAACGCGGGGAGTGACTGA
- the atpA gene encoding F0F1 ATP synthase subunit alpha: MAELTIRPEEIRDALETFVQSYQPDAASREEVGTVSVAGDGIAKVEGLPSAMANELLRFEDGTLGLALNLEEREIGAIVLGEFNGIEEGQPVHRTGEVLSVAVGEGYLGRVVDPLGTPIDGLGEIETDARRALELQAPTVMQRKSVHEPMQTGLKAVDAMTPIGRGQRQLIIGDRQTGKSALAIDTIINQRDNWRSGDPKKQVRCIYVAIGQKGSTIAGVRAALEEAGALEYTTIVAAPASDPAGFKYLAPYTGSAIGQHWMYQGKHVLIVFDDLSKQADAYRAVSLLLRRPPGREAYPGDVFYLHSRLLERCAKLSDDLGAGSMTGLPIVETKANDVSAFIPTNVISITDGQCFLESDLFNAGQRPALNVGISVSRVGGSAQIKAMKSVAGRLRVDLAQFRELEAFAAFGSDLDAASKAQLERGQRMVELLKQGQYAPFAIEDQVVSIWAGTTGQLDDVPVEDVRRFERELLDYLHRENKALLTGIVETGKLEEGTIDALTSAVAAFKKQFETSSGALLVEG; this comes from the coding sequence ATGGCGGAGCTCACGATCCGGCCGGAGGAGATCCGGGACGCGCTGGAGACGTTTGTCCAGTCGTACCAGCCGGACGCGGCCTCGCGCGAGGAGGTCGGGACGGTCAGCGTTGCCGGAGACGGCATCGCGAAGGTCGAGGGCCTGCCCTCGGCGATGGCGAACGAACTGCTGCGGTTCGAGGACGGCACCCTCGGTCTCGCGCTGAACCTGGAAGAGCGCGAGATCGGCGCGATCGTCCTGGGCGAGTTCAACGGCATCGAAGAGGGCCAGCCGGTGCACCGCACCGGTGAGGTGCTCTCGGTGGCGGTCGGCGAGGGCTACCTGGGCCGGGTCGTCGACCCGCTCGGCACCCCGATCGACGGCCTCGGCGAGATCGAGACCGACGCCCGCCGCGCGCTGGAACTGCAGGCCCCCACGGTCATGCAGCGCAAGTCGGTGCACGAGCCGATGCAGACCGGCCTGAAGGCCGTCGACGCGATGACCCCGATCGGCCGCGGCCAGCGCCAGCTGATCATCGGCGACCGCCAGACCGGCAAGTCCGCACTGGCGATCGACACGATCATCAACCAGCGCGACAACTGGCGCAGCGGCGACCCGAAGAAGCAGGTCCGCTGCATCTACGTCGCCATCGGCCAGAAGGGCTCCACCATCGCCGGCGTGCGCGCCGCGCTGGAGGAGGCCGGCGCGCTGGAGTACACGACCATCGTCGCCGCCCCGGCGTCCGACCCGGCCGGCTTCAAGTACCTGGCCCCCTACACCGGCTCGGCCATCGGCCAGCACTGGATGTACCAGGGCAAGCACGTCCTGATCGTCTTCGACGACCTGAGCAAGCAGGCCGACGCCTACCGCGCCGTCTCGCTGCTGCTGCGCCGCCCGCCGGGCCGCGAGGCCTACCCCGGCGACGTCTTCTACCTGCACTCCCGCCTGCTGGAGCGCTGCGCCAAGCTCTCCGACGACCTCGGCGCCGGCTCCATGACCGGCCTGCCGATCGTGGAGACCAAGGCCAACGACGTCTCGGCGTTCATCCCGACCAACGTCATCTCCATCACCGACGGCCAGTGCTTCTTGGAGTCCGACCTCTTCAACGCCGGCCAGCGCCCCGCGCTGAACGTCGGTATCTCGGTCTCCCGGGTCGGCGGCTCCGCGCAGATCAAGGCCATGAAGAGCGTCGCCGGCCGGCTGCGCGTGGACCTCGCCCAGTTCCGCGAGCTGGAGGCCTTCGCGGCCTTCGGCTCCGACCTGGACGCGGCCTCCAAGGCGCAGCTGGAGCGCGGCCAGCGCATGGTCGAACTGCTCAAGCAGGGCCAGTACGCGCCGTTCGCGATCGAGGACCAGGTCGTCTCCATCTGGGCCGGCACCACCGGCCAGCTGGACGACGTACCCGTCGAGGACGTCCGCCGCTTCGAGCGCGAGCTGCTCGACTACCTGCACCGCGAGAACAAGGCGCTGCTCACCGGCATCGTCGAGACCGGCAAGCTGGAGGAGGGCACGATCGACGCCCTCACCTCCGCGGTCGCGGCCTTCAAGAAGCAGTTCGAGACGTCCTCGGGCGCGCTGCTGGTCGAGGGCTGA
- a CDS encoding F0F1 ATP synthase subunit delta, which yields MNGASRDALAAARERLDALTDNASVNATVLADELAAVTALLHGESALRRALTDPAQSGEAKAALAQRLLGGQLGADSIDLVSGMVRARWSRSRDLVDALEQLADTADLTAAQQDGTLDEVEDELFRFGRIAAGSSDLRAALSGRAGDGAGKTALLHTLLGGRAKPVTERLVTRLVTAPRGRSLEGGIESLSKLAAARRGRTVAEVVSATPLSEAQKRRLGDALARIYGRPVHLNLDVDPSVLGGVRVRIGDEVINGSIADRLDEASRRMAG from the coding sequence ATGAACGGCGCGAGCCGCGACGCTCTGGCCGCCGCCAGGGAACGGCTGGACGCGCTGACCGACAACGCGTCGGTGAACGCGACCGTGCTGGCCGACGAGCTGGCCGCGGTGACCGCGCTGCTGCACGGCGAGTCGGCGCTGCGCCGCGCCCTGACCGACCCGGCGCAGTCCGGTGAGGCCAAGGCCGCGCTCGCACAGCGGCTGCTGGGCGGCCAGCTCGGTGCGGACAGCATCGACCTGGTCAGCGGGATGGTACGGGCCCGCTGGTCGCGGTCCCGCGACCTGGTGGACGCGCTGGAGCAGCTGGCGGACACCGCCGACCTCACCGCCGCGCAGCAGGACGGCACGCTCGACGAGGTCGAGGACGAGCTGTTCCGCTTCGGCCGGATCGCCGCCGGCAGCAGCGACCTGCGGGCCGCGCTGAGCGGCCGGGCCGGGGACGGCGCAGGCAAGACCGCGCTGCTGCACACGCTGCTCGGCGGCCGCGCCAAACCGGTCACGGAACGGCTGGTCACCCGGCTGGTCACCGCGCCGCGAGGACGTAGCCTTGAGGGCGGGATCGAATCCCTGTCCAAGCTGGCCGCGGCCCGCCGCGGCCGGACGGTCGCAGAGGTGGTCTCGGCGACTCCGCTGAGCGAGGCGCAGAAGCGTCGGCTCGGGGACGCCCTGGCCAGGATCTACGGCCGGCCGGTGCATCTGAACCTGGACGTGGACCCGTCGGTCCTCGGCGGGGTCCGGGTGCGGATCGGTGACGAGGTCATCAACGGCTCGATCGCGGACCGCCTCGACGAGGCGTCCCGCAGGATGGCCGGCTGA
- a CDS encoding F0F1 ATP synthase subunit B, which produces MMAFLAEEGAQNPLIPDTAELVIGLLCFFIVFGILGKKLLPNIQKTLAERHDAIEGGLERAEKAQTEANRTLDEYKAQLAEARHEAARITEQAREQGAVIIAEMREEGQRQRDAIVAAGHAQIEADRRQVTVTLRQEVGRIATDLAGKLVGESLEDSARQSRTIDRFLDSLDGSADAGAGNGAGAGAAR; this is translated from the coding sequence ATGATGGCCTTCCTTGCGGAGGAGGGGGCGCAGAACCCGCTCATCCCCGACACCGCGGAACTGGTTATCGGCCTGCTCTGCTTCTTCATCGTCTTCGGCATCCTCGGTAAGAAGCTCCTGCCGAACATCCAGAAGACCCTCGCGGAGCGCCACGACGCGATCGAGGGTGGCCTGGAGCGCGCGGAGAAGGCGCAGACCGAAGCCAACCGCACGCTTGACGAGTACAAGGCACAGCTCGCCGAGGCCCGCCACGAGGCGGCCCGGATCACCGAGCAGGCCCGTGAGCAGGGTGCCGTGATCATCGCGGAGATGCGCGAGGAGGGCCAGCGCCAGCGGGACGCCATCGTCGCCGCGGGCCACGCCCAGATCGAGGCGGACCGCCGGCAGGTCACCGTCACGCTGCGCCAGGAGGTCGGCAGGATCGCCACCGACCTCGCGGGCAAGCTGGTCGGCGAGTCCCTTGAGGACAGCGCCCGGCAGAGCCGCACCATCGACCGCTTCCTCGACAGCCTCGACGGCTCCGCGGACGCCGGCGCCGGCAACGGGGCGGGCGCCGGGGCGGCCCGATGA
- the atpE gene encoding ATP synthase F0 subunit C, whose amino-acid sequence MSAEFVNLAAATTAGRLGAVAYGLAAIGPGVGIGLVFGHSIEAMARQPEAMPIIRTNMFLGFALCEVLALLGLVVPFIFQK is encoded by the coding sequence ATGTCTGCCGAGTTCGTCAACCTCGCCGCCGCCACCACCGCCGGCCGCCTTGGCGCGGTCGCCTACGGCCTCGCCGCCATCGGCCCCGGCGTGGGCATCGGTCTGGTCTTCGGCCACTCGATCGAGGCCATGGCCCGCCAGCCCGAGGCCATGCCGATCATCCGCACCAACATGTTCCTCGGCTTCGCGCTCTGCGAGGTCCTCGCGCTCCTCGGCCTGGTCGTCCCCTTCATCTTCCAGAAGTGA
- the atpB gene encoding F0F1 ATP synthase subunit A, whose translation MSAHTLLAEAGCHIQHDCAFPAPGLNSFDFKPIFSIGSFDFTKPMLLAIICMVLVVGFFWAAFNKPKLVPGKMQLIGEIGYTFVARSIAREVIGKKGDKYVPFLASIFFFVWFMNIMSIIPVAQFPPMSRFAFPVGLAALVFITYMYLTFKTHGFRGGVKNLVWIDGLPKPLVPLIVLLEFIQNVITRPFTLAVRLWANMFAGHMLIVMFSVATWYLLTPSLFAAVSGGSFALAIFMTAFELLIQFLQAYIFTLLASIYISGALEEGH comes from the coding sequence GTGAGTGCCCACACGCTGCTCGCTGAGGCTGGATGCCACATCCAGCACGACTGCGCATTCCCCGCTCCGGGCCTCAACTCGTTCGACTTCAAGCCGATCTTCAGCATCGGCAGCTTCGACTTCACCAAGCCGATGCTGCTGGCGATCATCTGCATGGTGCTGGTGGTGGGCTTCTTCTGGGCGGCGTTCAACAAGCCCAAGCTGGTCCCCGGCAAGATGCAGCTGATCGGTGAGATCGGCTACACGTTCGTGGCCCGCAGCATCGCCCGCGAGGTGATCGGCAAGAAGGGCGACAAGTACGTCCCCTTCCTCGCGTCGATCTTCTTCTTCGTGTGGTTCATGAACATCATGTCGATCATCCCGGTCGCGCAGTTCCCGCCGATGTCGCGGTTCGCGTTCCCGGTCGGCCTGGCCGCGCTGGTGTTCATCACGTACATGTACCTGACGTTCAAGACGCACGGCTTCCGCGGCGGCGTCAAGAACCTGGTGTGGATCGACGGCCTCCCCAAGCCGCTGGTGCCGCTGATCGTGCTGCTGGAGTTCATCCAGAACGTGATCACCCGGCCCTTCACCCTCGCGGTGCGGCTCTGGGCGAACATGTTCGCCGGCCACATGCTCATCGTGATGTTCAGCGTCGCGACCTGGTATCTGCTGACGCCCTCCCTCTTCGCGGCGGTGTCCGGCGGATCGTTCGCGCTGGCCATCTTCATGACCGCCTTCGAGCTGCTGATCCAGTTCCTGCAGGCGTACATCTTCACGCTGCTCGCCTCGATCTACATCAGCGGCGCGCTCGAAGAGGGTCACTGA
- a CDS encoding undecaprenyl/decaprenyl-phosphate alpha-N-acetylglucosaminyl 1-phosphate transferase: MREYLLTLFVAAAVTYLLTGPVRKFAIAAGAMPPIRARDVHREPTPRLGGIAMFGGLCAGLLVAAHLSNIGDVFALSNEPRALLSGAGLIWLLGVLDDKWGVDALIKLGVQMIAAGVMVLQGLTILWLPVPGIGPVALTPVQSTLLTVALVVITINAVNFVDGLDGLAAGMVCIASVAFFMYAYRMWYGYGVEAAAPATLFSAILIGMCLGFLPHNIHPARIFMGDSGSMLIGLVLSSCAISITGQVDPDAITSFTGSTRQTVHFMVPVYMPLLLPLTMIAIPAADLVLAVVRRTWKGQSPFAADRGHLHHRLLEIGHSHSRAVLIMYFWCALFAFAAVAFSVNSSSLWIVLVIVALSAVGLVVLLLPRFKPAAPDWAESVVPPRYRRRRRRLAAGAAAAEREMRSPDRPALNGSTAIGDRSQLPDRRSERRSDRRSPVDTRN, translated from the coding sequence GTGCGCGAGTATCTGCTGACCCTTTTCGTCGCCGCAGCGGTCACGTACCTGCTGACCGGGCCGGTGCGGAAGTTCGCCATCGCCGCCGGCGCCATGCCGCCCATCAGGGCCCGTGACGTGCACCGCGAGCCCACCCCGCGGCTCGGCGGCATCGCCATGTTCGGCGGCCTGTGCGCGGGCCTGCTGGTCGCCGCGCACCTGTCGAACATCGGCGACGTCTTCGCGCTGTCCAACGAGCCGCGCGCGCTGCTGTCGGGGGCCGGGCTGATCTGGCTGCTCGGCGTGCTCGACGACAAGTGGGGCGTGGACGCCCTGATCAAGCTCGGCGTGCAGATGATCGCGGCCGGCGTGATGGTGCTGCAGGGCCTCACCATCCTGTGGCTGCCGGTGCCCGGCATCGGCCCGGTCGCGCTGACCCCGGTCCAGTCGACGCTGCTCACCGTCGCCCTGGTGGTGATCACCATCAACGCGGTGAACTTCGTGGACGGCCTGGACGGCCTCGCGGCCGGCATGGTGTGCATCGCGTCGGTCGCCTTCTTCATGTACGCCTACCGCATGTGGTACGGCTACGGCGTCGAGGCGGCCGCGCCCGCGACGCTCTTCAGCGCGATCCTGATCGGGATGTGCCTGGGCTTCCTGCCGCACAACATCCACCCGGCGCGGATCTTCATGGGCGACTCGGGCTCGATGCTGATCGGCCTGGTGCTCTCCTCCTGCGCGATCTCCATCACCGGGCAGGTCGACCCCGACGCGATCACCTCCTTCACCGGATCGACCCGGCAGACCGTGCACTTCATGGTGCCCGTCTACATGCCGCTGCTGCTGCCGCTGACGATGATCGCCATCCCGGCCGCCGACCTGGTCCTCGCGGTCGTCCGCAGGACCTGGAAGGGCCAGTCGCCCTTCGCCGCCGACCGCGGCCACCTGCACCACCGGCTGCTGGAGATCGGGCACTCGCACAGCCGCGCGGTGCTGATCATGTACTTCTGGTGCGCGCTGTTCGCCTTCGCCGCGGTGGCCTTCTCGGTCAACTCCTCCAGCCTGTGGATCGTGCTGGTGATCGTCGCGCTCAGCGCGGTCGGCCTGGTCGTCCTGCTGCTGCCGCGCTTCAAGCCGGCCGCCCCCGACTGGGCGGAGTCCGTGGTCCCGCCGCGCTACCGGCGCCGCCGCCGGCGGCTGGCCGCGGGAGCGGCCGCGGCGGAGCGGGAGATGCGCTCGCCCGACCGCCCGGCGCTGAACGGCTCGACGGCGATCGGTGACCGTTCGCAACTGCCCGATCGCAGGTCGGAGCGGCGATCGGACCGCCGCAGCCCGGTCGACACCCGCAACTGA